The following are encoded together in the Deltaproteobacteria bacterium HGW-Deltaproteobacteria-18 genome:
- the mgtE gene encoding magnesium transporter, whose amino-acid sequence MNAKKNSDPTPMDHSSVQWLATSLDSQHPADTADELENLSLAEQLEYIQEMDVEDASESITEMERHDRNALMTQLSPDFAAAILEAMSPDDAADILEDLDVSVRARIFKKLEREDAEEISDLLQFDPDSAGGVMNTEILALDHSMNAQQAINLIRDRVEETEIPYYAYIVDEFRHLRGVLSLRDLLLSPGRTLLKELLHEQNLIYVSFDVDKEEVARLISRYNFLALPVVDHEQRLLGMVTVDDVIDIIQEEASEDMQSMVGAGRDETVDSPWTYSLRMRLPWLILNVLNSAVSAFVVHLFEGTIAQMAILAALMPIVANQAGNTGQQALAVMIRQLAMERFNRRKSWVAVLREAKIGTANGFIVGSLVFIGLFVWTHNLGLAVVMALALGLDMLIGAVAGASIPLVLKEIGRDPAQASSIFLTTLTDSIGFFTFLGLAATFLF is encoded by the coding sequence ATGAATGCAAAGAAAAATTCCGATCCCACGCCCATGGACCACTCCTCCGTGCAGTGGTTGGCCACTTCCCTGGACAGCCAGCATCCGGCCGATACCGCCGATGAGCTGGAAAATCTGTCTTTGGCAGAGCAGCTTGAATACATTCAGGAAATGGACGTGGAGGACGCTTCGGAGTCCATCACCGAAATGGAGCGTCACGATCGCAATGCGCTCATGACCCAGCTTTCGCCGGATTTCGCCGCCGCCATTCTGGAGGCCATGTCCCCGGATGACGCGGCCGATATTCTCGAAGATCTCGACGTCTCCGTCCGCGCCCGCATTTTCAAGAAGCTGGAACGCGAGGACGCCGAGGAAATCTCGGACCTGCTGCAGTTCGATCCGGATTCCGCCGGCGGCGTCATGAACACCGAGATTCTGGCCCTGGATCACTCCATGAACGCGCAGCAGGCCATCAATCTGATCCGCGACCGGGTAGAGGAAACCGAGATTCCCTACTATGCCTACATCGTTGACGAGTTCAGGCATCTCCGGGGCGTGCTGTCCCTGCGGGATCTTCTCCTGAGCCCGGGCCGGACCCTACTGAAGGAACTGCTGCACGAGCAGAACCTGATTTACGTATCCTTCGACGTGGACAAGGAAGAGGTCGCCCGGCTCATCAGCCGCTACAATTTTCTGGCTCTTCCCGTCGTTGACCACGAACAGCGCCTTCTGGGCATGGTCACAGTCGATGACGTCATCGATATCATCCAGGAGGAAGCCAGCGAGGACATGCAGTCCATGGTCGGCGCGGGTCGGGACGAAACTGTGGATTCGCCCTGGACCTATTCCCTGCGCATGCGTCTGCCCTGGCTGATCCTCAATGTGCTCAACTCCGCCGTGTCCGCCTTCGTCGTGCATCTGTTCGAAGGCACCATCGCACAGATGGCCATCCTGGCCGCGCTCATGCCCATCGTCGCCAATCAGGCCGGAAATACTGGTCAGCAGGCCCTGGCGGTCATGATCAGGCAGTTGGCCATGGAGCGGTTCAACCGCAGGAAAAGCTGGGTGGCGGTGTTGCGTGAAGCCAAGATCGGAACGGCCAACGGGTTCATCGTCGGCTCACTGGTTTTTATCGGCCTTTTCGTCTGGACCCACAATCTCGGCCTGGCCGTGGTCATGGCCCTGGCCTTGGGTCTCGACATGCTCATCGGCGCCGTGGCCGGAGCGTCCATTCCGCTGGTGCTCAAAGAAATCGGACGCGACCCGGCCCAGGCTTCAAGCATCTTCCTGACGACTCTGACGGACAGTATCGGTTTTTTCACCTTTCTGGGACTGGCTGCCACCTTTCTTTTCTAG
- the trxA gene encoding thioredoxin, with translation MAAQVNDAGFDAEVLKGDLPVLVDFWAPWCGPCRAIAPVIEELTQEFEGKVKILKMNVDENPGTPSKYGIRAIPTLILFKNGEVVEQVTGAVSKASLKQMLSDKAL, from the coding sequence ATGGCTGCACAAGTGAACGATGCCGGATTTGATGCGGAAGTTTTGAAAGGTGATCTTCCTGTATTGGTGGATTTTTGGGCACCGTGGTGCGGACCGTGCAGGGCCATTGCTCCCGTGATTGAAGAATTGACCCAGGAATTCGAGGGTAAGGTCAAGATACTCAAGATGAATGTCGACGAAAACCCCGGCACTCCGAGCAAATACGGAATTCGTGCCATTCCGACCTTGATCCTTTTCAAGAACGGAGAAGTCGTGGAGCAGGTCACCGGCGCAGTCTCCAAGGCCAGCCTGAAGCAGATGCTCAGTGACAAGGCTCTCTAA
- a CDS encoding tRNA (adenosine(37)-N6)-threonylcarbamoyltransferase complex transferase subunit TsaD → MICLGIETSCDETSVALWQDGHLITDLVHTQIPMHSVFGGVVPELASREHLRLLDGLVSSVLQSVDRSAGQGIDLVAVTRGPGLLGALLVGISYAKSLSLSLGIPIIGVNHLHAHLLACDFTDAIEYPALGVLVSGGHTHIYEMPAPCEFNLLGKTLDDAAGEAFDKIAKLLNLPYPGGKYIDILAGHGTADPRLFSKPYLQNDNCDFSFSGLKTAVAQYVHKQSFAAIDYAAFDVELIPQEIKDLCATVNETIVETLLEKTRRAVARCHELRTLCLAGGVAANSHLRHKFSAFANTGGLKFLAPSQNYCGDNAAMIAYAGVQWAKKGLMSSLDFEAVPRGKIVPNDFIVNPFFKE, encoded by the coding sequence ATGATTTGTCTTGGTATCGAAACCTCCTGTGACGAGACTTCCGTTGCGCTTTGGCAGGACGGACACCTCATCACCGATCTTGTACACACGCAGATACCAATGCATTCGGTTTTTGGCGGAGTCGTGCCGGAGCTGGCGTCGCGTGAGCACCTGCGCCTGCTGGACGGGCTCGTTTCCTCGGTTTTGCAAAGTGTAGATCGATCTGCGGGACAGGGTATCGACCTCGTCGCGGTCACACGCGGTCCTGGACTGCTGGGCGCCCTCTTGGTTGGCATCTCCTACGCCAAGTCTTTGTCCTTGTCGCTCGGTATTCCAATCATCGGGGTTAATCACCTCCATGCGCATCTGCTGGCCTGCGATTTCACCGATGCCATCGAGTACCCTGCGCTTGGAGTCCTCGTTTCAGGGGGGCATACGCATATCTATGAAATGCCCGCTCCCTGCGAATTCAACCTGCTCGGAAAGACTCTCGATGACGCAGCTGGGGAGGCGTTTGACAAGATTGCAAAACTTTTGAATCTTCCCTATCCGGGTGGAAAGTACATAGACATTTTGGCCGGGCACGGCACGGCGGATCCGCGTCTTTTTTCCAAACCTTACCTGCAGAACGACAATTGTGATTTCAGCTTCAGCGGATTAAAAACCGCAGTTGCCCAATATGTGCACAAGCAATCCTTTGCCGCAATCGACTACGCCGCCTTTGACGTGGAGCTCATTCCACAGGAGATTAAGGATCTTTGCGCCACGGTGAACGAAACTATCGTCGAGACCCTGCTCGAAAAAACCCGCCGGGCCGTGGCGCGTTGCCATGAACTCAGAACGTTGTGCCTTGCTGGTGGAGTCGCCGCCAATAGTCATCTTCGGCATAAATTTTCAGCATTTGCCAACACCGGGGGGCTCAAATTTTTAGCTCCTTCGCAAAACTATTGTGGTGATAATGCGGCTATGATAGCGTACGCAGGAGTTCAGTGGGCGAAAAAGGGTCTCATGAGTTCCCTGGATTTTGAGGCCGTCCCACGGGGAAAGATTGTTCCCAATGATTTTATTGTAAACCCTTTCTTCAAGGAGTGA
- the pgsA gene encoding CDP-diacylglycerol--glycerol-3-phosphate 3-phosphatidyltransferase encodes MMNVPNALTVFRIMAVPFIIALLYFPTPTTCLLATIFFLVAILTDLADGFWARKYNQVTNFGKFLDPLADKILIASVLIMLVELNWVPAWIAIIVIIRELLVTGLRAIAADKGQVIAADKYGKMKTIMQSVALVPLIYHYPFFGIDTAALGFLLLLVAVVLTLYSGWNYLYGFYRIWGD; translated from the coding sequence ATGATGAACGTACCAAACGCACTTACGGTTTTTCGAATAATGGCGGTGCCCTTTATTATCGCCTTGCTGTATTTTCCCACGCCGACAACCTGTCTGCTGGCGACGATCTTTTTTCTTGTCGCGATCCTTACGGATCTTGCTGACGGCTTTTGGGCAAGAAAATACAATCAGGTCACCAATTTCGGAAAGTTTCTCGATCCCCTGGCAGACAAGATACTCATCGCATCGGTCCTGATCATGCTGGTCGAGTTGAATTGGGTTCCGGCATGGATCGCGATCATTGTCATCATCCGCGAATTGCTTGTCACAGGACTTCGAGCCATCGCTGCGGACAAGGGGCAGGTTATCGCAGCCGACAAATATGGGAAGATGAAGACGATCATGCAGAGCGTCGCGCTGGTTCCTCTTATTTATCACTACCCGTTTTTTGGTATCGACACTGCGGCATTGGGTTTTTTGTTACTGCTTGTGGCGGTAGTGCTCACTTTGTACTCGGGATGGAATTACCTTTACGGCTTTTATCGGATTTGGGGTGACTGA
- a CDS encoding type IV pili twitching motility protein PilT yields MAQIDAFFKMMHELGASDLHLSSGSQPIIRLHGEMQRIKYKFLEHEELKKMLYEITPENKIKTFEECGDVDFSYEVTHLARYRANFFMQKRGIGAVFREIPQKILTIEELGLPNILKNLAMLPKGLVLVTGPTGSGKSTTLAAIVDYVNKIRKDHILTIEDPIEFVHEPQNCLINQREVGRDTLSFSAALRGALREDPDIILVGEMRDLETIQLALEAAETGHLVFATLHTISASKTIDRIIEVFPGDLQGQIRSGLADSLRAIIAQNLFKRIDQPGRVAGIEVLIATPAVRNLIRENKIFQINSVIETGRKFGMQSIDDAIMKLLTAGVIDAEQAYNKAATKSKFREFLTTPPQDFTEV; encoded by the coding sequence ATGGCTCAAATAGATGCTTTTTTTAAGATGATGCATGAGCTTGGGGCCTCGGATCTTCATCTCTCATCGGGTTCGCAACCGATCATCCGCCTGCATGGAGAAATGCAGCGTATCAAGTACAAATTTCTTGAGCACGAAGAACTCAAGAAAATGCTTTACGAAATAACTCCAGAAAACAAGATCAAGACATTCGAAGAATGCGGAGACGTCGATTTCTCCTACGAAGTCACCCATCTGGCTCGATACCGCGCCAATTTCTTCATGCAAAAACGCGGGATAGGAGCTGTTTTTCGGGAAATCCCGCAAAAGATTCTCACCATCGAGGAACTCGGTCTGCCAAATATCCTCAAGAACCTGGCCATGTTGCCCAAAGGCCTGGTGCTGGTGACCGGGCCGACAGGCAGCGGTAAGTCGACCACTCTGGCAGCCATTGTCGATTATGTGAACAAGATCCGCAAGGATCACATCCTGACCATCGAAGACCCCATCGAATTCGTGCATGAACCTCAGAACTGCCTGATCAACCAGCGCGAAGTCGGCCGGGACACCCTGTCCTTCAGCGCGGCGTTGCGCGGGGCCTTGCGTGAGGATCCGGATATCATTCTGGTCGGCGAAATGCGAGACTTGGAAACCATTCAGCTGGCTCTGGAAGCGGCCGAGACAGGCCATCTGGTTTTCGCGACCCTGCACACCATCTCCGCCTCGAAAACCATTGACCGCATCATCGAGGTCTTTCCTGGCGATTTGCAGGGGCAGATCCGTTCCGGCCTCGCCGACTCCCTGCGGGCCATCATCGCGCAGAATCTTTTCAAGCGCATCGACCAGCCCGGGCGCGTGGCAGGCATTGAGGTCCTCATCGCCACTCCTGCCGTGCGCAACCTGATCCGCGAAAACAAGATCTTTCAGATCAATTCCGTTATCGAGACCGGCCGAAAATTCGGCATGCAGAGCATCGACGATGCCATCATGAAGCTTCTGACCGCCGGTGTCATTGACGCCGAGCAGGCCTACAACAAGGCGGCCACGAAATCGAAGTTCAGGGAATTCCTGACCACACCGCCCCAAGATTTCACCGAGGTGTAG
- a CDS encoding protein-L-isoaspartate O-methyltransferase: MNRADRESFTLKGFLRNRERMVREQIEARGITDERVLSVMRQVPRHLFVDEALQMQAYGDHPVPIGLGQTLSQPYIVALMTSLLVVRPRMRILEIGTGSGYQAAILAAMGADVFTVERIKQLYMTARSRLLQMKYFNVRVKLDDGTLGWPEQGPFDRIIVTAGGPEVPAPLLEQLTDPGIMLIPVGATRRDQRLLRIFKKEGRIHQEDQGPVAFVDLVGSHGW; encoded by the coding sequence ATGAATCGAGCAGACCGGGAGAGCTTCACGTTGAAGGGATTTCTTCGCAATCGGGAAAGGATGGTGCGAGAGCAGATCGAGGCCAGGGGGATCACCGACGAACGCGTGCTCTCCGTGATGCGTCAGGTTCCCCGTCATCTTTTCGTCGACGAAGCTCTGCAGATGCAGGCCTACGGAGACCATCCCGTGCCCATCGGACTTGGGCAGACACTTTCCCAGCCATACATAGTCGCCCTGATGACCTCGCTTCTGGTCGTCCGTCCGCGCATGCGCATCCTTGAAATAGGAACCGGCTCCGGATACCAGGCCGCCATACTCGCGGCCATGGGGGCTGATGTATTCACCGTCGAGCGGATCAAGCAGCTCTACATGACAGCCCGCAGCAGGCTTCTGCAGATGAAATACTTCAATGTGCGGGTCAAGCTCGACGACGGAACCCTTGGCTGGCCGGAGCAGGGCCCTTTTGATCGCATCATCGTCACGGCGGGAGGGCCCGAGGTGCCCGCGCCTCTGCTGGAGCAGCTGACGGATCCGGGAATCATGCTCATCCCCGTGGGCGCGACAAGAAGGGACCAGCGGCTGCTCAGGATTTTCAAGAAGGAAGGGCGGATCCATCAGGAAGACCAGGGCCCCGTCGCTTTTGTCGACCTAGTGGGATCGCACGGCTGGTGA
- a CDS encoding twitching motility protein: MQRAHLDHILHQVLDFAPDTSDILFTVNKHVQAEVHGELVNARIEPNPGPLLPVQVEAVAMCLMGRNIRLYEDQLRTGSCDLSYELPGRCRFRVNVLGQKGSLAIVMRKLTSIVPTIKDLALPDVFYEMSKEKFGLILVTGATGTGKTTSLAALIDNINQMHRKHIVTLEDPIEYVHEHKLGTVNQRELGLDFDSFSSGLRAALRQAPKVILVGEIRDRETITIALEAAETGHLVLGTLHTSDTGQTINRIIGMFELAEERLIRSRLAESLKYVVSQRLMPRLGGGRVPAFEVLKSNLRIKEVIYNGESEDKSFYNIVESGDAYGMITFDKYIANQFYENIISEDIAMLYGSDKSRLAQMVDKIKTARGEKVTDIEGLELDHEYDRKSSFF, translated from the coding sequence ATGCAAAGAGCGCATCTTGACCATATATTACATCAGGTTCTCGATTTTGCACCTGATACCTCAGACATCCTGTTCACCGTGAACAAGCATGTGCAGGCGGAAGTTCACGGCGAACTCGTCAACGCCAGGATAGAACCAAACCCCGGGCCGCTCCTGCCGGTTCAGGTTGAGGCCGTGGCCATGTGTCTCATGGGCCGCAATATCAGACTTTACGAAGACCAACTGCGGACAGGTTCCTGCGATCTCTCCTACGAACTTCCCGGGCGCTGCCGTTTCAGGGTCAACGTCCTTGGGCAGAAGGGCTCGCTGGCCATAGTGATGCGCAAGCTGACCTCCATCGTGCCCACGATCAAGGACCTCGCCCTGCCGGATGTCTTTTACGAAATGTCCAAGGAGAAGTTCGGTCTGATCCTGGTTACGGGTGCCACCGGCACAGGAAAAACCACCTCTCTTGCCGCCCTCATCGACAACATCAACCAGATGCACCGCAAGCATATCGTCACCCTTGAGGACCCCATCGAATATGTCCACGAGCACAAGCTCGGGACCGTGAACCAGCGCGAACTGGGCCTCGATTTCGACTCTTTCTCATCGGGACTGCGCGCGGCATTGCGCCAGGCCCCAAAAGTTATCCTGGTGGGTGAAATCCGCGATCGCGAGACGATCACCATTGCTCTGGAAGCCGCGGAAACCGGTCATCTCGTGCTCGGCACGCTGCACACCAGTGACACCGGCCAGACGATCAACCGCATCATCGGCATGTTTGAGCTTGCCGAAGAACGATTGATCAGATCACGTCTGGCGGAGAGCCTCAAATATGTCGTTTCGCAAAGATTGATGCCACGTTTGGGTGGAGGGCGCGTGCCTGCGTTTGAAGTCTTGAAGTCGAACTTGCGTATCAAGGAAGTCATTTACAACGGTGAGAGCGAAGACAAATCCTTCTACAACATCGTTGAATCCGGTGATGCCTACGGTATGATCACTTTCGACAAATACATAGCCAATCAGTTTTACGAGAACATCATTTCCGAAGATATCGCCATGCTTTACGGATCGGACAAATCGCGCCTGGCCCAGATGGTCGACAAGATCAAGACCGCCCGTGGAGAGAAGGTTACGGACATTGAAGGTCTCGAACTTGATCATGAATATGATCGCAAGAGCTCCTTTTTTTGA
- a CDS encoding class 1 fructose-bisphosphatase, whose protein sequence is MRQVTVVEHLLLRQKERPMASGRFTRLLTELILSAKIIDREVSKAGLLDVLGVTGEVNVQGEIVQKLDDFANRVIIRRMERAGVLCAMVSEENADFIPIPRQYPVGDYILIFDPLDGSANIDANVSIGTIFSIYRRTSFDQQAVSIGDLLQKGSMQVAAGYIIYGSSTMMVYTAGSGVHGFTLDPSVGEFLLSHPDIKIPERGKIYSVNEGYFSYWDEPTKNIVNYFKSNDSATGRPYSSRYIGSLVSDFHRNLIYGGIFMYPADSRDLRKPSGKLRLMCEAAPMAMIAEQAGGLATDGIRRILDIEPEELHQRVPLFIGSKEDVEVALKFYAEAAKS, encoded by the coding sequence ATGCGCCAAGTAACAGTTGTTGAGCATTTGCTCCTGCGTCAAAAAGAAAGACCCATGGCTTCCGGTCGTTTCACCAGGTTGCTGACCGAACTGATCCTTTCCGCGAAAATCATCGATCGCGAAGTCTCCAAGGCAGGGCTTCTGGATGTTCTGGGTGTTACCGGGGAAGTGAACGTCCAAGGTGAGATCGTCCAGAAGCTGGATGACTTTGCCAACCGCGTCATCATTCGCAGAATGGAGAGAGCGGGGGTGCTTTGCGCCATGGTTTCGGAGGAAAACGCGGATTTTATCCCGATTCCCCGCCAATACCCCGTGGGCGACTACATTCTTATCTTTGATCCCCTCGACGGTTCGGCCAACATAGATGCCAATGTCAGCATCGGGACCATCTTCAGCATTTATCGCCGCACGTCTTTCGATCAGCAGGCCGTCAGCATCGGAGATCTGCTGCAGAAAGGTTCGATGCAGGTCGCTGCCGGATATATCATCTATGGGTCCTCCACTATGATGGTTTATACCGCCGGAAGTGGCGTTCACGGGTTCACCCTCGATCCCAGCGTAGGTGAGTTTCTTCTTTCTCATCCGGACATAAAAATACCGGAACGGGGAAAAATCTACTCCGTCAACGAAGGGTATTTTTCCTATTGGGATGAGCCCACCAAAAATATCGTCAATTATTTCAAATCAAACGATAGCGCTACTGGACGTCCGTACAGCTCGCGCTATATAGGTTCTCTGGTTTCCGACTTTCACCGCAATCTGATTTACGGCGGAATTTTCATGTATCCCGCCGATTCGCGCGATCTGCGCAAACCTTCAGGCAAGTTGCGTCTCATGTGTGAGGCAGCCCCCATGGCCATGATCGCCGAGCAGGCCGGCGGACTTGCAACTGACGGAATTCGCCGCATCCTCGACATCGAGCCAGAGGAGCTGCATCAGCGCGTGCCCTTGTTCATTGGATCCAAGGAAGACGTTGAGGTTGCGCTCAAGTTCTATGCAGAAGCTGCCAAAAGCTAG
- a CDS encoding outer membrane protein assembly factor BamD, with protein MRNYLILFSFVLLLNGCGAIDYYFLTPPEDTAQELYENARAFMQDKEYTEAIDSLTKLNDRYPFSPYATEARLMLGDAYTLDAQYLDAVDAYEEFLNMHPRHESIDYVLFQIGVNKYNSHRSIDLPHTQLAEAVESFRRLVSGYPESVYREQALEYIVKCRTLMAEHEMFVADFYFKSGSYNAAWTRYVYIVDNFPELDEIVQMAKSKAKVAYYYAQEQDNDTKRHPSKLKQYFDWL; from the coding sequence ATGCGCAACTATTTGATTCTTTTTTCTTTTGTCCTCCTTTTAAATGGGTGCGGAGCCATAGACTATTATTTTTTGACTCCACCCGAGGACACCGCCCAGGAACTTTATGAAAATGCTCGTGCTTTCATGCAAGACAAGGAATACACTGAAGCCATTGATTCCTTGACCAAACTCAATGACAGATATCCGTTCAGCCCTTATGCCACGGAAGCCAGACTCATGCTTGGCGATGCGTATACTCTTGATGCGCAGTATCTGGATGCCGTCGATGCGTATGAAGAATTCCTGAACATGCATCCTCGTCACGAATCAATTGATTACGTTCTTTTTCAGATCGGTGTGAACAAATACAATTCACATCGGTCCATCGACTTGCCGCATACGCAACTTGCTGAAGCTGTCGAATCTTTCAGGAGGCTCGTGAGCGGATACCCCGAGAGCGTTTATCGTGAACAGGCTCTTGAATACATCGTCAAATGCAGAACGCTGATGGCTGAACATGAAATGTTTGTTGCAGATTTTTATTTCAAATCAGGCTCATACAACGCGGCATGGACGCGCTATGTGTATATTGTAGACAATTTCCCTGAACTGGATGAAATCGTGCAGATGGCCAAATCAAAGGCCAAAGTGGCGTATTACTATGCGCAAGAACAAGACAACGACACCAAGCGTCATCCGAGCAAGCTCAAACAATATTTCGATTGGCTTTGA
- the bioB gene encoding biotin synthase BioB yields MLHPLITRLFGQILDGTPLTEEQGLLLAELESGHTTELLFAANAITRAMGHRPFTCSITNAKSGTCSQDCRFCAQSGHYDTGSPTHPLLPLKELVDRGLAMHKAGASCYSLVTSGLMLSCDEIGRIVECIEILKSGTDLQLSASLGLLNRDYARRLTQAGLVRYHHNLETARSHFPSICTTHSYDEDIATIRLAKEHGLKICSGGILGLGESWAQRVELAATLAELDVDTVPLNFLSPISGTPLQNSPLLSVHDALKSVALFRFMLPKASITIAGGRERVLGDYQSWLPLAGANGMMIGNYLTTKGRDLDADLKMLEQGKWI; encoded by the coding sequence ATGCTGCATCCACTGATTACACGTCTTTTTGGCCAGATCCTCGACGGCACGCCCCTGACCGAAGAGCAGGGACTTCTCCTGGCCGAGCTTGAAAGCGGACACACCACCGAACTCCTGTTCGCGGCAAACGCCATCACACGCGCCATGGGACACCGTCCCTTTACCTGCTCCATTACCAACGCCAAATCCGGGACCTGTTCCCAGGATTGCAGGTTCTGCGCTCAAAGCGGGCACTACGATACGGGCAGCCCCACCCATCCGCTACTCCCCCTGAAGGAACTGGTCGATCGCGGGCTGGCCATGCACAAGGCCGGAGCCAGCTGCTATTCGCTGGTCACCAGCGGGCTGATGCTCTCCTGCGATGAAATCGGACGCATCGTCGAATGCATCGAAATCCTGAAATCCGGTACCGATCTTCAGCTCAGCGCCTCCCTCGGACTTTTGAACCGGGACTATGCGCGCCGCCTGACGCAGGCCGGACTGGTCCGCTACCATCACAATCTGGAAACGGCCCGTTCCCATTTCCCGTCCATCTGCACGACCCACTCCTACGACGAGGATATCGCCACCATCCGCCTGGCCAAAGAGCACGGACTCAAGATCTGCTCTGGCGGCATCCTCGGCCTTGGCGAATCATGGGCGCAGCGCGTCGAACTGGCGGCCACTCTGGCCGAGCTGGACGTCGATACGGTGCCGCTCAATTTTCTGTCCCCCATCTCGGGCACGCCCCTTCAGAACAGCCCGCTCCTGTCCGTGCACGATGCCCTGAAATCCGTGGCCCTTTTCCGCTTCATGCTTCCGAAGGCAAGCATCACCATCGCCGGAGGCCGGGAACGTGTTCTGGGCGACTATCAGTCCTGGCTGCCTCTGGCCGGAGCCAACGGCATGATGATCGGCAACTATCTGACCACCAAAGGGCGCGATCTGGACGCAGACTTGAAAATGCTGGAGCAGGGCAAATGGATCTGA
- a CDS encoding lytic murein transglycosylase, translating to MVKEDGSLCITDIPNSRKYKPYKFQKTINYIRNAIVAFKRDHRSVEEVNTIVSGLCSKYGVDKKLVMAVIDVESGFNAAAVSTAGAQGLMQIMPETGRDLDLEDPFDPSENIDAGIRYLKYLLDTFPDRRLAVAAYNAGPNAVKKYGGIPPYAETQNYVEKVWARLQNYE from the coding sequence ATGGTCAAGGAAGATGGAAGTCTTTGCATAACTGACATTCCAAACTCAAGAAAATACAAACCATACAAGTTTCAAAAAACGATCAACTACATCCGGAATGCAATCGTTGCATTCAAACGTGATCACAGAAGCGTTGAAGAAGTAAATACCATAGTTTCAGGTTTATGCTCCAAATATGGAGTTGACAAAAAACTTGTGATGGCGGTTATCGATGTCGAATCCGGATTCAATGCCGCCGCAGTTTCGACTGCCGGAGCGCAGGGGCTGATGCAGATCATGCCTGAAACCGGACGGGATCTTGACCTTGAAGATCCTTTCGACCCCTCTGAAAATATCGATGCGGGTATCCGCTATCTGAAATATCTTTTGGACACGTTTCCGGACAGGCGTCTTGCGGTTGCTGCATATAACGCTGGGCCTAATGCAGTAAAAAAATATGGAGGAATTCCTCCATACGCCGAAACTCAAAACTATGTAGAAAAAGTTTGGGCGCGACTTCAAAATTATGAATAA
- a CDS encoding ATP-binding protein — MSETNSSCSSCSGKNTLGTIQDSPETKFERQDRVIAGTLSKIKYKLFVMSGKGGVGKSSVSTNLAAALALKGYKVGLLDVDIHGPSVPHLLGLTGLLDIDPQKGIQPKRYSDNLAVVSMESLLKDPDQAVLWKGPMKTSAIRQFVSDVDWGELDFLVIDSPPGTGDEPMAVLKTVPDALSIVITTPQEISLADVRKSINFLQYVKANILGVVENMSGLICPHCAQKIDLFKKGGGEELARKYSLPFLGSIPLDPVTVIAGDLGKPVVMLDVDCPAKTALLEMAERVIAAAENSLEAVSSSHV, encoded by the coding sequence ATGTCCGAAACCAATTCATCCTGTTCCAGCTGCTCCGGCAAGAACACCCTGGGTACGATCCAGGACAGCCCGGAAACCAAGTTCGAACGTCAGGACAGGGTCATCGCCGGCACCCTGTCCAAGATCAAATACAAGCTTTTTGTCATGAGCGGCAAAGGCGGAGTGGGCAAGAGTTCCGTATCCACCAATCTGGCCGCCGCCCTGGCCCTCAAGGGCTACAAGGTCGGGCTTCTGGATGTCGACATTCACGGGCCCAGCGTCCCGCATCTGCTTGGCCTGACGGGTCTACTGGACATCGATCCGCAAAAGGGCATCCAGCCCAAGCGTTACAGCGACAATCTGGCGGTCGTGTCCATGGAGTCCCTGCTCAAGGATCCGGATCAGGCCGTGCTCTGGAAAGGGCCCATGAAGACCTCGGCCATCCGGCAGTTCGTGTCCGATGTGGACTGGGGCGAGCTTGATTTCCTGGTCATCGACTCTCCTCCAGGCACGGGCGACGAGCCGATGGCCGTGCTCAAGACAGTCCCCGACGCCCTGAGCATCGTGATCACGACGCCTCAAGAAATTTCTTTGGCAGACGTGCGGAAATCGATTAACTTTCTGCAGTACGTAAAGGCGAACATTCTCGGCGTCGTTGAAAACATGAGCGGTCTGATCTGTCCGCATTGCGCGCAGAAGATCGATCTGTTCAAGAAAGGCGGAGGAGAGGAGCTGGCCAGGAAGTACTCGCTCCCGTTTCTCGGCTCGATTCCGCTGGATCCGGTTACCGTGATCGCCGGAGATCTGGGCAAGCCCGTGGTCATGCTCGATGTCGATTGTCCGGCCAAGACGGCCCTGCTCGAGATGGCGGAGCGCGTCATCGCCGCTGCTGAAAACAGTCTGGAGGCGGTGTCGAGCAGTCATGTTTAG